A window of Aliarcobacter trophiarum LMG 25534 contains these coding sequences:
- the aspA gene encoding aspartate ammonia-lyase, producing MDNLFRIEYDFLGEMQIENDKYYGIQTLRAKENFNITTIGINLFPNFINSLAKVKKACALTNFELGDLTETQKNAIVEACDRIISGEFHDQFIVDPIQGGAGTSTNMNANEVIANIALEILGEKKGTYNIIHPNNHVNMSQSTNDAYPTAIKITLYELIFKLQDSLKILRDAFYGKAVEFKDILKMGRTQLQDAVPMTLGQEFKTYATMIDDDILRLAKAQNTLKEVNLGATAIGTGINTKPEYQELVIKNLRLVTGTDYYMANDMIEATQDTSTFVQISGRFKSIAIKVSKICNDLRLLSSGPRAGLNEINLPPMQPGSSIMPGKVNPVMPEVVNQVAFDVIGADVTISMASEHGQLQLNVFEPIIAYKLFISINMMRRAFESLAEKCIKGITANPEICMNNVLNSATLVTSLNPILGYEKSSAVAKEALKTGKRVYDILLEQKLFTEKELEELLQPKNMVHNYDKI from the coding sequence ATGGATAATTTATTTAGAATTGAATATGATTTTTTAGGCGAAATGCAGATAGAAAATGATAAATATTATGGTATTCAAACTTTAAGAGCAAAAGAAAACTTTAATATTACAACTATTGGAATAAATCTTTTTCCAAACTTTATAAACTCACTTGCAAAAGTAAAAAAAGCTTGTGCATTAACAAATTTTGAATTGGGAGATTTAACTGAAACTCAAAAGAATGCTATTGTTGAAGCTTGTGATAGAATAATTTCTGGAGAGTTTCATGACCAATTTATAGTTGACCCAATTCAAGGTGGAGCTGGAACTTCAACAAATATGAATGCAAATGAGGTAATAGCAAATATTGCTTTAGAGATTTTGGGCGAAAAAAAAGGTACATATAATATTATTCATCCAAATAATCATGTAAATATGAGCCAATCTACAAATGATGCTTATCCAACAGCTATTAAAATCACACTTTATGAACTAATTTTTAAACTACAAGATAGTTTAAAAATTTTAAGAGATGCTTTTTATGGGAAAGCAGTAGAGTTTAAAGATATTTTAAAAATGGGGCGAACTCAACTTCAAGATGCAGTTCCTATGACTTTGGGGCAAGAGTTCAAAACTTATGCAACAATGATAGATGATGATATTTTAAGATTAGCAAAAGCACAAAATACTTTAAAAGAGGTAAACCTAGGAGCAACTGCTATAGGAACTGGAATAAATACAAAACCAGAGTATCAAGAGCTTGTAATAAAAAACTTAAGACTAGTAACTGGAACAGATTATTATATGGCAAATGATATGATAGAAGCAACTCAAGATACTAGTACTTTTGTTCAAATATCTGGAAGATTTAAATCAATTGCTATAAAAGTTTCAAAAATTTGTAATGATTTAAGGCTTTTAAGTAGTGGACCAAGAGCTGGATTAAATGAGATTAATCTTCCACCAATGCAACCAGGAAGTTCAATAATGCCAGGGAAAGTAAATCCAGTTATGCCAGAAGTTGTAAATCAAGTTGCATTTGATGTAATTGGTGCTGATGTTACAATCTCAATGGCAAGTGAACATGGGCAACTTCAACTAAATGTTTTTGAACCAATTATTGCTTATAAACTATTTATCTCTATAAATATGATGAGAAGAGCTTTTGAAAGTTTAGCTGAAAAATGTATCAAAGGAATAACTGCAAACCCTGAAATTTGTATGAATAATGTTTTAAACTCTGCAACTTTAGTAACTTCTTTAAACCCAATTTTGGGATATGAGAAGAGTTCAGCTGTTGCAAAAGAGGCACTAAAAACTGGAAAAAGAGTTTATGATATTTTATTAGAGCAAAAACTTTTTACTGAAAAAGAGCTAGAAGAGTTGTTGCAACCAAAGAATATGGTTCATAACTATGACAAAATCTAA
- a CDS encoding asparaginase domain-containing protein, which produces MTKSKITVINTGGTFNKRYNPLSGELEVPKDALALQEIINYSYNIEFELINIISKDSLEMNNFDRNLIVQHIQNCKNENIIIVHGTDTMDLTASFIDEKIEDKTIILTGSMLPMSINKVEATLNFSQAIGFFNASPKSGLYISMHGSVKNYKKLKKNRELGQFLEI; this is translated from the coding sequence ATGACAAAATCTAAAATAACAGTTATAAATACAGGAGGTACTTTTAATAAAAGGTACAATCCTTTAAGTGGAGAACTTGAAGTGCCAAAAGATGCTTTGGCACTTCAAGAGATAATAAACTATTCATATAATATTGAGTTTGAACTTATAAATATAATCTCTAAAGATAGTTTAGAGATGAATAATTTTGATAGAAATTTGATAGTACAACATATACAAAATTGTAAAAATGAAAATATTATTATAGTTCATGGTACAGATACTATGGATTTAACAGCATCTTTTATAGATGAAAAGATAGAAGATAAAACTATAATACTAACAGGTTCTATGCTTCCTATGTCTATAAACAAAGTTGAAGCTACTTTAAACTTTTCACAGGCTATTGGTTTTTTTAATGCAAGTCCTAAAAGTGGTCTATATATCTCAATGCATGGAAGTGTAAAAAACTATAAAAAACTTAAAAAAAATAGAGAGTTAGGGCAGTTTTTAGAAATATAA
- a CDS encoding YchJ family protein has product MKFSVNSLCPCGSLIKYKKCCKVFHDEIKSPATALELMKSRFSAFAFFRSDYIIKTTDKNNSDFTLDTLSWENDIKFFCKNTNFNKLEILDFIDGEVESFVKFKAHLFQNKKDISFIEKSRFLKKNSIWLYVDGEFFDI; this is encoded by the coding sequence TTGAAATTTAGTGTAAACTCTCTTTGCCCTTGTGGAAGTTTAATAAAGTATAAAAAATGTTGTAAAGTTTTTCATGACGAGATAAAAAGTCCAGCAACTGCTTTAGAGCTTATGAAATCAAGATTTAGTGCTTTTGCCTTTTTTAGAAGTGATTATATTATAAAAACAACAGATAAAAACAACTCTGATTTCACTTTAGATACCTTATCTTGGGAAAATGACATTAAATTCTTTTGTAAAAATACAAATTTCAATAAACTTGAAATTTTGGATTTTATAGATGGAGAAGTTGAAAGTTTTGTGAAATTTAAAGCACATTTATTTCAAAATAAAAAAGATATCTCATTTATTGAAAAAAGTAGATTTTTAAAAAAGAATAGTATTTGGTTATATGTTGATGGAGAATTTTTTGATATTTAA
- a CDS encoding manganese-dependent inorganic pyrophosphatase yields the protein MALYTCGHIIPDSDSVCSAISLAYLLNKIGRSATPARQGELNPETKFILDKFGFEAPILKTSFEGDELFITDYSDLAQAPNDMDKTTVVGIVDHHKLGDITTSAPLECWIRPVGCTNTIVKEMYDYHKVEIPANIAAIMMCAILSDTVIFKSPTCTPLDIQVVRELSQICGIEDFGALGMEMFKVKSQVLGTPIRELVLRDYKNFDMHGKKVGVGQLEVVDGSVFDSVKADLMADIQKVKDEQNLHTVALLLTDIMKEGSEVLVVSDDTTIFEKAFSCKLDNGKVWLDGCLSRKKQIIPFLEPAFA from the coding sequence ATGGCTTTATATACATGTGGACATATTATTCCAGATTCAGACTCTGTTTGTTCAGCTATCTCTTTAGCATATTTACTAAATAAAATTGGTCGTTCTGCGACTCCTGCTAGACAAGGTGAGTTAAATCCAGAGACAAAATTTATTTTAGATAAGTTTGGTTTTGAAGCACCAATTCTTAAAACATCTTTTGAAGGTGATGAATTATTTATTACAGATTATTCAGATTTAGCACAAGCTCCAAATGATATGGATAAAACAACAGTTGTAGGAATTGTTGATCATCATAAGCTTGGAGACATTACAACTTCAGCACCTTTAGAGTGTTGGATAAGACCTGTTGGTTGTACAAATACAATTGTAAAAGAGATGTATGATTATCATAAAGTCGAAATTCCAGCAAATATTGCAGCTATTATGATGTGTGCGATTTTATCAGATACAGTTATTTTCAAATCTCCAACATGTACTCCACTTGATATTCAAGTAGTAAGAGAACTATCACAAATTTGTGGTATTGAAGATTTTGGAGCTTTAGGTATGGAGATGTTTAAAGTAAAATCACAAGTTTTAGGAACTCCTATAAGAGAGCTTGTTTTAAGAGATTATAAAAATTTTGATATGCATGGAAAAAAAGTTGGAGTAGGGCAACTTGAAGTTGTTGATGGTTCAGTTTTTGATAGTGTAAAAGCTGATTTAATGGCAGATATACAAAAAGTTAAAGATGAACAAAACTTGCATACAGTTGCACTGCTTTTAACTGATATTATGAAAGAAGGAAGTGAAGTTTTAGTTGTTTCTGATGATACAACTATTTTTGAAAAAGCATTCTCTTGTAAGCTAGATAATGGAAAAGTTTGGTTAGATGGATGTTTAAGTAGAAAAAAACAGATTATTCCTTTCTTAGAACCTGCATTTGCTTAA